One genomic segment of Streptomyces sp. NBC_00239 includes these proteins:
- a CDS encoding SAM-dependent methyltransferase, whose product MTDGPERNDSGHEVACAPVGRVVGGRAEAVDDDWGREAAVIRLDAARFGPEALFGLADFSHLEVVYHFDRVPVSKIETGARHPRGNTDWPLVGIFAQRGKNRPNRLGVSRCRLLKVDGLDVHVEGLDAVDGTPVLDIKPYLAEFGPRGDVRQPSWSVELMRDYY is encoded by the coding sequence ATGACGGACGGACCGGAGCGGAACGACAGCGGACACGAGGTGGCGTGTGCGCCGGTGGGCCGGGTGGTCGGCGGGCGGGCCGAGGCCGTCGACGACGACTGGGGCCGCGAGGCGGCCGTGATCCGGCTGGACGCGGCACGGTTCGGCCCCGAGGCCCTGTTCGGACTGGCGGACTTCTCCCACCTGGAGGTCGTCTACCACTTCGACCGGGTGCCCGTGTCGAAGATCGAGACGGGTGCGCGGCACCCACGCGGCAACACCGACTGGCCACTGGTCGGCATCTTCGCGCAGCGGGGCAAGAACCGCCCGAACCGGCTGGGCGTTTCCCGCTGCCGGCTGCTCAAGGTGGACGGCCTCGACGTGCACGTCGAGGGGCTGGACGCGGTCGACGGCACGCCGGTGCTCGACATCAAGCCGTACCTCGCGGAGTTCGGCCCCCGCGGCGACGTCCGGCAGCCCTCGTGGTCGGTGGAGCTCATGCGCGACTACTACTGA
- a CDS encoding oxygenase MpaB family protein, whose translation MTRYDRLKEILRLDPEKDFLAIYRLTATYEFPWDYTRALELALYRTYAVPSIGRLLAETAEFTTRAQKRYDDTALLLDAVIEHGFDSDPGRTAIRRVNQMHRSYDISNEDMRYVLCTFVVVPKRWMDAYGWRPLSGHEAQAAARYYATLGSHMGITDIPGTFEEFERCLDAYEAEHFAWDEGGRKVSDATLDLMASWYPAPLAPLLRGASLALLDDALLRAFRYEQPRPAVRSLVRGALRLRGRAVRLLPPRRAPHYARQNPEIKSYPGGYAVAALGTFPVPGRGGCPVPHTRGPAAAAARPPADG comes from the coding sequence GTGACGCGTTACGACCGGCTCAAGGAGATCCTCCGGCTCGACCCGGAGAAGGACTTCCTGGCCATCTACCGGCTCACCGCGACGTACGAATTCCCCTGGGACTACACCCGGGCGCTCGAATTGGCCCTCTACCGGACGTACGCCGTGCCCAGCATCGGACGGCTGCTCGCCGAGACGGCCGAGTTCACCACCCGCGCGCAGAAGCGCTACGACGACACCGCGCTGCTCCTCGACGCGGTCATCGAGCACGGCTTCGACAGCGACCCGGGGCGCACCGCGATCCGCCGCGTCAACCAGATGCACCGCAGCTACGACATCAGCAACGAGGACATGCGCTACGTGCTGTGCACGTTCGTGGTCGTCCCCAAGCGCTGGATGGACGCCTACGGCTGGCGGCCGCTCTCGGGTCACGAGGCGCAGGCCGCCGCCCGGTACTACGCGACCCTCGGCAGCCACATGGGCATCACGGACATCCCGGGCACCTTCGAGGAGTTCGAGCGCTGCCTCGACGCGTACGAGGCGGAGCACTTCGCCTGGGACGAGGGCGGCCGCAAGGTCTCCGACGCCACACTCGACCTGATGGCCTCCTGGTACCCCGCCCCGCTCGCCCCGCTGCTGCGCGGCGCCAGCCTCGCCCTCCTCGACGACGCGCTCCTTCGGGCCTTCCGCTACGAGCAGCCCCGCCCGGCCGTCCGCTCGCTGGTACGGGGCGCCCTGCGGCTGCGCGGCCGGGCGGTGCGGCTGCTGCCGCCGCGCCGCGCACCGCACTACGCCCGCCAGAACCCCGAGATCAAGAGCTATCCGGGTGGTTACGCCGTCGCCGCGCTCGGCACCTTCCCGGTGCCGGGGCGGGGCGGTTGCCCGGTCCCGCACACCCGCGGCCCGGCCGCCGCGGCCGCGCGGCCCCCGGCCGACGGGTAA
- a CDS encoding class I SAM-dependent methyltransferase, which produces MSEDHTEVQEFFGSRAASWDSKFPDDGPKFAVGVGELGLRRGDRVLDAGCGTGRALPHLREAVGPGGTVIGLDLTPHMLAQAALAGRDRDAVLVLGDVARLPLGDASLDAVFGAGLVSHLADPVRDLAELARVVRPGGRLALFHAIGRKALAARHGREITPDDLRAEENLRPVLAEAGWQLLSYADEDARFLALSVRTG; this is translated from the coding sequence ATGAGCGAAGACCACACGGAAGTCCAGGAGTTCTTCGGATCGCGTGCCGCCTCCTGGGACAGCAAGTTCCCCGACGACGGCCCCAAGTTCGCGGTCGGTGTCGGCGAGCTGGGCCTGCGGCGGGGCGACCGCGTGCTCGACGCGGGCTGCGGCACCGGCCGGGCGCTCCCGCACCTGCGCGAGGCGGTCGGCCCCGGCGGCACGGTGATCGGCCTGGACCTCACTCCCCACATGCTGGCGCAGGCGGCACTGGCCGGCCGCGACCGGGATGCCGTCCTGGTGCTGGGCGACGTGGCACGGCTGCCCCTGGGCGACGCGTCGCTCGACGCCGTGTTCGGCGCCGGACTCGTCTCGCACCTGGCCGACCCCGTGCGGGACCTCGCCGAGTTGGCGCGGGTGGTGCGCCCGGGCGGCAGGCTCGCGCTCTTCCACGCCATCGGGCGCAAGGCGCTGGCCGCCCGGCACGGCCGCGAGATCACCCCCGACGACCTGCGGGCCGAGGAGAACCTCCGCCCGGTCCTCGCCGAGGCCGGCTGGCAGCTGCTCTCGTACGCCGACGAGGACGCCCGTTTCCTCGCGCTGTCGGTCCGCACGGGCTGA
- a CDS encoding MHYT domain-containing protein translates to MGHLDHAAFGWLTPVLSYVMAAIGAALGLRCTVRALAATGRSRRNWLLTAASAIGSGIWTMHFVAMLGFSVTGTEIHYNVPLTILSLLVAMAVVGAGVFAVGYGRDRTRALVLGGLTTGLGVASMHYLGMAALRLHGRISYDPLTVALSVGIAVVAATAALWAALNIKSPVAVAVASLVMGAAVTSMHYTGMMAVGVEVAPSDGTLPGATAMQFIFPLAVGLGSYLFLTAAFVALSPTADERAASASAQRLGDRALT, encoded by the coding sequence ATGGGACACCTGGACCACGCAGCCTTCGGCTGGCTCACACCCGTGCTGTCATACGTGATGGCCGCCATCGGCGCCGCCCTCGGGCTGCGCTGCACCGTCCGCGCGCTCGCCGCCACCGGACGCTCCCGGCGCAACTGGCTGCTCACCGCCGCCTCCGCCATCGGATCGGGCATCTGGACCATGCACTTCGTGGCCATGCTCGGCTTCAGCGTCACCGGTACCGAGATCCACTACAACGTGCCGCTGACCATCCTCAGCCTGCTCGTCGCCATGGCCGTCGTCGGCGCCGGCGTGTTCGCCGTCGGATACGGCCGGGACCGCACCCGGGCCCTCGTGCTGGGCGGCCTCACCACCGGACTCGGCGTCGCGAGCATGCACTACCTCGGCATGGCCGCACTGCGGCTGCACGGGCGGATCAGCTACGACCCGCTCACCGTCGCCCTGTCCGTCGGCATCGCGGTCGTCGCCGCCACCGCCGCCCTGTGGGCCGCCCTCAACATCAAGTCGCCCGTCGCCGTGGCCGTGGCCTCCCTCGTCATGGGCGCGGCCGTGACCAGCATGCACTACACCGGAATGATGGCCGTGGGCGTCGAAGTCGCCCCGTCCGACGGCACCCTGCCCGGGGCCACGGCCATGCAGTTCATCTTCCCCCTCGCCGTCGGTCTGGGCTCGTACCTCTTCCTCACCGCCGCCTTCGTGGCGCTCTCCCCGACCGCGGACGAGCGCGCGGCCTCGGCTTCCGCCCAACGCCTCGGCGACCGCGCGCTGACGTGA
- a CDS encoding sensor histidine kinase has product MRTPRSTPDADASRLPAPPARGRRAHAGPPAEEHPTAGPRSATGGAPGPASSVPAAPAAPAPLRLRLRPGTVRAKIVSLLMVPVVSLLALWAFATVSTAQDVARLGRIQRVDEQIRIPVGRAVTELQAERRAAVRYLGAPGGDLAAALSAQGRRTDAALDRLRLGGRHTVADSGDHPPAVSRTLREFVAAADALSAVRTDVGARKTTRDAAFEAYTEVVGAAFAVSGALAGSDGAEGAGHGSEARVLLEFTRAAEQLAREDAVLAGRTGAGTRLGAEDLRRFTAAAESRRTLTEAAAADLPAAQRASWQATGRGAAYATLTAVEDRLLGADTRTGGGSGGGRVGERAADRDVPAGWDTAAAEVATAMRAVENAARDSAADRADPLAEGVVSVAGAAVLLGLAAVAASLVISVRIGRALVVELVSLRNGALEIAHRKLPEAMDRLRAGQDIDVAAETPEGTPADDEIAQVGEALATVHRAALSAAVERAELASGVSGVFVNLARRSQVLVHRQLNLLDSMERRADDPGELGDLFRLDHLTTRMRRHAESLIILSGAAPGRAWRMPVPLTNVVRAAVSEIEDYPRVEVRRLAETSVAGAAVADLTHLLAELVENAAQFSPPHTKVRVSGEPVGTGYVLEVEDRGLGMGRESLAEANRRIEQSEALDLFDSDRLGLFVVSRLSARHGVKVHLRPSPYGGTTAVVLLPTSLLQGALPAGAPEPEPEAGADGAEGAAAPGVPARNGQARSRLAESAPGRGGPWSQAPDAERPAAPRPFAAWETPMGQVPARQVPVGQAPARQTLAGPAASGPAASGVTALGPGASGPGHTYERAASERPAARRAGSDGTGSGATGSAAGGSGGSGGHGSSGGHGGHDSSGGSGSSGGPAGRPTPERTPAPDQAPAPVSTLRPRGAGGTGAGGTGAGGPGSRTVLRATAPVPLPAGPGALPAGVTELPRRVRQASLVPQLREAPAPAAPAGVRAPEDPPGRSPEEARDRMSAYRAGWARGAADATRAGSEGDQS; this is encoded by the coding sequence ATGCGCACACCCCGCAGCACCCCGGACGCCGACGCGTCCCGGCTGCCGGCGCCACCGGCGCGCGGCCGTCGGGCGCACGCCGGCCCGCCCGCCGAGGAGCACCCGACCGCGGGCCCCCGGTCTGCCACCGGCGGCGCCCCGGGACCGGCCTCCTCCGTCCCGGCCGCGCCCGCCGCCCCCGCGCCGCTGCGACTGCGGCTGCGACCCGGCACCGTCCGCGCCAAGATCGTCTCGCTGCTGATGGTGCCCGTGGTGTCGCTGCTCGCCCTGTGGGCCTTCGCCACGGTCAGCACCGCGCAGGACGTCGCCCGGCTCGGCCGGATCCAGCGCGTGGACGAGCAGATACGTATCCCCGTCGGCCGCGCCGTCACCGAACTCCAAGCCGAGCGCCGCGCGGCCGTCCGCTACCTGGGCGCGCCGGGGGGCGACCTCGCCGCCGCGCTCTCGGCGCAGGGCCGCCGCACCGACGCCGCCCTGGACCGGCTCCGGCTCGGCGGCCGGCACACCGTCGCCGACTCGGGCGACCACCCGCCCGCCGTCTCGCGCACGCTGCGGGAGTTCGTCGCGGCGGCGGACGCGCTCTCCGCGGTACGTACGGACGTCGGCGCGCGCAAGACCACCCGGGACGCCGCCTTCGAGGCGTACACCGAGGTCGTCGGCGCCGCCTTCGCCGTCAGCGGCGCCCTCGCCGGGAGCGACGGAGCGGAGGGCGCCGGGCACGGTTCCGAGGCCCGGGTGCTCCTGGAGTTCACGCGCGCCGCCGAGCAGCTCGCCCGGGAGGACGCCGTACTCGCCGGCCGCACCGGCGCCGGCACCCGGCTCGGCGCCGAGGACCTGCGGCGGTTCACCGCCGCCGCCGAGAGCCGCCGCACCCTGACCGAGGCCGCGGCCGCGGACCTGCCGGCCGCCCAGCGCGCGTCCTGGCAGGCCACCGGCAGGGGAGCCGCGTACGCCACCCTGACCGCCGTCGAGGACCGGCTGCTCGGCGCGGACACCCGTACGGGCGGCGGCAGCGGCGGCGGGCGGGTCGGCGAACGGGCGGCGGACCGGGACGTTCCGGCCGGCTGGGACACCGCGGCCGCCGAAGTGGCCACGGCGATGCGCGCCGTGGAGAACGCGGCACGCGACAGCGCCGCCGACCGCGCCGACCCGCTGGCCGAAGGCGTGGTCAGTGTGGCCGGCGCCGCGGTACTCCTCGGCCTCGCGGCCGTGGCCGCCTCCCTCGTGATCTCCGTCCGGATCGGCCGCGCCCTGGTCGTCGAACTCGTCTCGCTGCGCAACGGCGCCCTGGAGATCGCCCACCGAAAACTCCCCGAGGCGATGGACCGGCTGCGGGCCGGACAGGACATCGACGTGGCGGCGGAGACACCCGAAGGCACCCCGGCCGACGACGAGATCGCGCAGGTCGGCGAGGCGTTGGCGACGGTTCACCGGGCCGCGCTCAGCGCCGCCGTGGAACGCGCCGAACTGGCCAGCGGAGTCTCCGGCGTCTTCGTCAACCTCGCCCGCCGCAGCCAGGTCCTCGTCCACCGGCAGCTCAACCTGCTGGACTCGATGGAGCGGCGCGCCGACGACCCCGGCGAACTCGGCGACCTCTTCCGACTGGACCACCTCACCACCCGGATGCGACGGCACGCCGAGAGCCTCATCATCCTCTCCGGCGCCGCCCCGGGCCGCGCCTGGCGGATGCCGGTCCCGCTCACCAACGTCGTACGGGCGGCCGTCTCCGAGATCGAGGACTACCCGCGGGTGGAGGTGCGCCGGCTCGCCGAGACCTCCGTGGCCGGCGCCGCCGTCGCCGACCTCACCCACCTCCTCGCCGAACTCGTCGAGAACGCCGCCCAGTTCTCGCCCCCGCACACCAAGGTCCGGGTCAGCGGCGAACCCGTCGGCACCGGCTACGTCCTCGAAGTCGAGGACCGCGGGCTGGGCATGGGCCGGGAGTCGCTCGCCGAAGCCAACCGGCGCATCGAACAGTCGGAGGCCCTCGACCTCTTCGACAGTGACCGGCTCGGGCTGTTCGTGGTGAGCAGGCTGTCCGCCCGGCACGGCGTGAAGGTGCACCTGAGGCCCTCGCCGTACGGGGGGACCACCGCGGTGGTGCTCCTCCCGACCTCGCTCCTGCAAGGCGCCCTGCCGGCCGGTGCTCCGGAGCCGGAGCCGGAGGCGGGGGCCGATGGGGCCGAAGGGGCCGCGGCCCCGGGAGTCCCGGCGCGGAACGGGCAGGCGCGGAGCCGCCTCGCGGAGAGCGCTCCAGGGCGGGGCGGGCCGTGGTCACAGGCCCCCGACGCGGAGCGCCCGGCGGCGCCGCGACCCTTCGCCGCCTGGGAAACCCCCATGGGCCAAGTCCCCGCCCGTCAAGTCCCCGTCGGTCAGGCCCCCGCCCGCCAGACCCTGGCCGGGCCCGCTGCATCCGGACCCGCTGCATCCGGGGTCACCGCCCTCGGACCCGGCGCCTCCGGGCCGGGTCACACGTACGAGCGAGCCGCCTCCGAGCGCCCCGCCGCCCGGCGAGCCGGATCCGACGGAACCGGCTCCGGGGCGACCGGGTCCGCAGCCGGTGGCTCCGGTGGCTCCGGTGGCCACGGCAGCTCCGGTGGCCACGGTGGCCACGACAGCTCCGGCGGTTCCGGCAGCTCGGGCGGCCCCGCCGGGCGCCCGACTCCGGAACGGACGCCCGCCCCGGATCAGGCCCCCGCCCCGGTGTCGACGCTGCGCCCGCGCGGCGCAGGCGGCACCGGCGCAGGCGGCACCGGCGCAGGCGGGCCGGGCTCCCGTACCGTCCTGCGCGCCACCGCACCCGTACCGCTGCCCGCGGGGCCGGGCGCGCTGCCCGCCGGCGTCACCGAACTGCCCCGCCGGGTCCGGCAGGCCAGCCTCGTCCCGCAGTTGCGCGAGGCACCGGCGCCGGCCGCCCCCGCCGGGGTCCGGGCACCGGAAGACCCGCCCGGGCGCAGCCCCGAGGAGGCCCGGGACCGGATGTCGGCCTACCGCGCCGGCTGGGCCCGCGGCGCGGCAGATGCCACCCGAGCAGGCAGCGAAGGAGACCAGTCGTGA
- a CDS encoding roadblock/LC7 domain-containing protein, which yields MDSARRSGELDWLLDDMVARVREVRHAVVLSNDGLAVGASSALSREDAEHLAAVASGFHSLAKGAGRHFHAGGVRQTMVEMDDGFLFVAAAGDGSCLAVLSAAAADVGLIAYEMARLVKRVGEHLYTPPRFAGRPPAAG from the coding sequence ATGGACAGTGCACGGCGTTCCGGCGAGCTGGACTGGCTGCTGGACGACATGGTGGCGCGGGTGCGGGAGGTGCGGCACGCGGTCGTGCTGTCCAACGACGGCCTGGCGGTCGGTGCGTCCAGCGCGCTGAGCCGTGAGGACGCCGAGCACCTCGCCGCGGTGGCGTCGGGGTTCCACAGCCTGGCCAAGGGCGCGGGCCGGCATTTCCACGCCGGGGGCGTGCGCCAGACGATGGTGGAGATGGACGACGGCTTCCTGTTCGTGGCCGCGGCCGGGGACGGCTCCTGCCTCGCCGTGCTGAGCGCCGCCGCCGCCGACGTCGGACTCATCGCGTACGAGATGGCGCGGCTGGTCAAGCGGGTCGGCGAGCACCTGTACACGCCG